GGAAGTGAACATCAGAGTTATTCggatgtaaatgtttaaacggacccacaggaaaaaaaaaaaagagatttaaggTGGCACTGAGCGTGGGAGCGCCTGATGGAAACTCTCCCGTCCCCGCCCGGGATCAGGGCCAGTGTCCCGGTGAACCTTTGGTTTACTAATCTCACATCCAGACCCCGAGCTGGAGTGTTCAGGACTTCAGCAGCACCCAGGTTTCTCCACGCTGCCACACCGCTTCCTACAGACCGGATTAGTTTACTCAGCGCCGCGGAGAGACAAAGGCGTTACTCACCTGCTGGTATCTCCCGCTTGGTTCCACCATCCTCAGAAATCTGGAGAAGATCCAGAGGACTGCTGAACACTGAGAAATGGAACTAACAGAGCCTCGTGTAGAATTATATAAGTTTGTGTCTTCTTGCCCACGTCTGCCCCTTGGCCTGTTTTCATTTCCGATGACGTCAGATGAAAATCAGCGCCACCCATAGGCTATGTGAGAGAATTACAGGACTCAAAGCTGTCTAATCGGCGCATGCGCAAAACGTCTGTGGGCTTTTGTAATTAAAACCTTAAaccccactgtcctctacatctgcctctttcacaccaactacctgcatgtcttctttcaccacatccataaacctcctccttggtcttcctcttttcctccttcctggtgtctccatcctcagcattctcctactgatataccccatgtccctcctctgcacatgtccaaaccatctcaatctcacctccctcaccttgtctccaaaacatcctacatgcgctgtccctctaataaactcatttctaatcctgtccattgtcatcactcccaacgaacatctcaacatcttcagctctgctacctccagctccacctcctgtctttcactcaatgccactgtctctaatccatacaacatctcaggtctcaccacagtcctataaactttccctttcactctcacagatactcttctatcacaaatcactcctgctatcactcttctccacccacttcaccctgcctgcactcttttcttcacttctctaacacactctccattactttacactgttgaccccaggtacctgaactcctccaccttctccacctcttctccctgcaaccgcatcactccactgccctccctctcattcacacacatgtactctgtcttactcctactgactttcattccccctctctccactgcaaacaggaaagggctcagcgccgatccttgatgcagtccaacctccaccttaaacaaGTCTGTCGTtaatctccatgcttctaccggtatgatatctggtccaaccgactttccactcttcatcctcttaatcactgctctcacttcctccttactaatcctatccacttactgcttcacatctccacaccatccaaccttctcactctctcattttcctcgttcatcagctgctcaaaaaactccctccatcttctcaacacactctcctcactagtcaacacatttccatctccatcctttactgctctaacttgcagcacatctaTTCACCatatccctctttacctgctgctgtatctccttgttctcctgctttGCTcatgtcgatcccaattctgtttctacaacctctttctccttctgctctcctgcacttcctcattccaccaccacatctctttgtcttcctttctatttccagatgttacaccaagaacctttctatctgtctacctcatcactcctgcagtagttgtgtgcctttctcctctccatcatatcagctccctctctccctttaccagtcatagtaccaacatttaaagtaccaacctgaacctccactctcttccacttctcctttccctgctgtctctgtagacgtcttcctcctctccttctcctcctttagccaacagcagcacaatttacaccggtaccctgttgttaatgatacctgtggtggttgttggtaacccgggcctcgaccgatccgctatgaaattctgattcctgatccacatatttgatttggcagatgttttacactggatgtccttcataacacaaaccttCACATTTATGGGCTGGGTGGAGTTTGTCATTATGACCCAAGAGAAttagagatggatagagagagagagagagagagagagagagagagagagagagagagagagagagagagagagagagagagaggagtgagagagagagagagtgagtgagtgagagtgagagagagagagagaggtgtgagagagagagagaggagtgagagagagagagagagagagagtgagagagagtgtgtgtgtgagaggagagagagaaagagagagagagagagtgtgagagagaaagagagagagagtgtgagagagagagagtgagtgagaggtgagtgagtgagagagagtaagtgggtgagtgagagtgagagagagagagagagagagagagagagtgtgtgagagagagagagagtgagtgagagagagagagagagagtgagagaggtgtgtgtgtgagagggagagagagagagagagagagagtgtgtgagagagagagagagagtgtgtgagagagagagagagagagagagtgagtgagagagagagagaggtgagtgagagagaaagagagagagagagagtgtgtgtgtgtgagtgagagtgagagagagtgagagagagagagagagagaggagagagagtgtgtgtgtgagagagagagagagagagagagagagtgagtgagagagagagagagagagtgtgtgagagagagagtgtgagagagagagagagagagagtgagagagagaattagtGTACTTCTCCACACACTTTTAATTCTAATAAATCACGACGTTTATAAAACCCTGcagtttttattgcttttatttgctttaaagagtaaaatataaaagcacGAGCATAACCCATGACCTTTGACTCTCAAGGTCGTTCATGCTTATTGTACATCCTGGTATCTGATGAGGACGGGGTACGTTGTTCCTATGTGTTTCTGGTTGTAGTGATGGCACACGATCTCTATGTCGTACAGACTAAAGGACACTCTGACACGCTCGTTAGGAGAAGTGATGAAGCACAGGGTGTACAGAGCGAACTCAAACTCGGGGCTCACACCCATGAAGATGCTCCCTTTGGGCTTGATCCCGTTCTTCCAGCAGAACTGCAGAGCTACAAGGTGTTTCTTCTCATCAGGCTGTGAAGTATAGCAGAGACAAAACATTAGCATTAGTGCTAATCACTGTACAGAACCATGGAATCAACATTCTCTGAGAAACCCATGAGAAGCGCACTGCAGGGGAACTGGCTTTCACGCTGTAGCCCTTGTAGTCAATGTGGCCGAGCTTCTCCTGTAAGTATAACTGAATCCAGTTGTGGAAGCCGATGACGGTTCGTCCCCCTCGTGTTTCACCTACGAAGACGTGCTCGAACCCTGACGAGTCTGGTcttgaagagaaagaaaggaggttCACTACATATCCTGTAGATCTTATTTCTGTAGGTACTGCAGACTGGAAGTGGGTTTACCTGCTGGACCCTCTCCTGGCATACAGCTCGAACCAGATGTGGTGCAGCTGCTGCTTAAACGCTGACGTGTCGAGTGGAGAAAGACTCTTCTCTATAAGATACTTATGGACAATCTAAGGGAAAATCACAAGAAACAAGTAATGGGTTTGAGAAGAAAGGTCCAGTTTACTGTAGTGAAGATCAGATCGGAGCTACACGGCTATAAATCTAATATGACTTCCCCTTTACCATCTTCACTCCACACTGTCATTACTTATCCAGAGCTGATTAGATATGAAGTTCAGACCAGAGATCTGACATATTGACAGTTAAGCAGTTCATCTGATGAGAAAAGGATATTTACTTTAattggtttattatttaattaaattataattcatTCATATGGCAATGATGAAAGATTTCTGAACCTCAGTGTGTCGTTATGTTTTTCTAACTGAATATTATCCTGTGTTTATTCAGTTCTTGAGAACATGATGTGTTTCTCCATGAACAGTATCATTAGTTCAGGTGTTACCTTCATTACAGGAGTCTTCATTACGGCATCCAAAAACCTGTGATTCTCCGCTTCCTCCTCCGGGGTCACGACCTCTGGTACACCAGTATCACTCTCATAATTATCCAGAAGTGAAATAAAGGCTTAAAAACACGagcaataaattaatatatagatCAGATTAAAACCCTGTTAATATTCATCAAATTAtcagtcattattattattatttttttttttttttttttttcctattcatattattacattgtactgtatatatactggtattgtagtatatgtatattattttagatatttgcatttatttttatttctttgttattattattattattgttattattattatttttatttctgtttttattttttgtatattcttctttttatatatatttgcatctatttttatttctttgtcttgctgctgtaacatagaaatttcccactgtgggacgaataaaggtttatcttatcttatcttatcttatcttattattattgttattattattattattgttgttgttgttattatattattattattgttgttgttgttattattgttattattattattattattattgttgttattattgttattattattattgttgttattattgttattattattattgttgttattattattattgttattattattattattattattgttattattgttattattattgttgttattattattattattattattattattattattattattattattattgttattattgttgttattgttattatcattagtagtagtattattattattattattattattattattgttgttgttgttattgttattattattgttattattattgttgttattattattattattattgttattattattattattattattgttgttgttgttattattgttattattattgttattattattgttgttattagtattattgttattattattattggtattattactagtattattattattgttgttgttgttattattgttattattattgttattattattgttgttgttattattgttattattattattgttgttgttattgttattattattattgttgttattatttgtattattgttattattattattattagtagtagtagtagtagtattattgttattattattgttgttgttattattattattattattagtattattgttattattattgttattgttgttattattattattattattattattgttattattagtattattgttattattattattattattattgttattattgttgttattattattattattattgttgttattattgttgttattattattattgttattgttattgttgttgttattgttgttattgttattgttattattgttattattagtattattgttattattattattgttattattattattattggtattttTGACTTCGGATAAGTTTTTCTGagctttttcttatttcttacccaaaaatgtatcttttttaaaaatggtttCATCCACGAATGTGAATAAAGGAGCTCCGGCTGCGTCCTTCTCATCACTGGAGTTGGACTGATGAACAGCTTTATTCTGCAGGAGAcaaagtgatgatgatgataatgatgatgatgatgatgatgatggcgttTATACCTGCCATTTATTCTGCCTTTATTTCAGACTAAACAGTAAATTAGACCCTGAAACAGATCGAGACACAAATCCATAGTTTATTTGTATTCACATCTACCTTCAGTGTTGGAAAGTTGGGTAACTTTTCTTCTCGAAGCAAAACTTTTTCAGATGTTAGATATAATTATGAATTTATGGATATATACTTTATCTCTTCATGTAGAAAACACAATCTGCCCCAATAAGGTTCCTAATAATTTTCTGATTAagataatgatttattaatgatgtaattattgttattacttgCAGGGATATGCGGTAGTCTGTCCCGGGTCTCAGGCGATTGATGTCACTGTCCCACAGCTCCTTGACCACAGCAGTCAGATCTGGATCCTGTTCAGTCATAGTGTACAGCTGTGTTCCAGAAACATCAGTATACATTTCACTCTGTTCACATTTCTACTGAAACTCAAACTACAAACTCAACAAAACACACTCACCTCAACACACTGAGCACAGACTCACACGGGGATCAGAGTGTGTGCAGTGCTGAGAGAgtgggggtgagagagagagagagagagagagagagagagagggggtgagagagagagagagagagagagaggggggtgaaagagagagagagagaggagagaaagagaggggtgagagagagagagagagagagagagggagagagagagagagagagagagggggtgagagagagagagagagagggggtgagagagagagaggaggggggtgagagagagagagagagagagagagagagagagggagagagagagagagagagaggagagagagagagagagagaggggggagagagagagagagagagagagagggggagagagagagagagagagagagagagagagggggtgagagagagagagagagagagagaggggggagagagagagaggagagagaggaggggagagagagagagagagggggtgagagagagagagagagagggggagagagagagggggtgagagaggagagagagaggagagggggtgagagagagagggggtgagagagagagagagagagagagagagagagagggggtgagagagagagagagagagagggggtgagagagagagagagagagagagaggagagagagaggaggggaagagagagagagagagagagagagagagagaggagggggtgagagagagagagagagagagagagaggggagagagagagagagagagagagagagaggggtgagagagagagagaggggggtgagagagagagagagagagagagagagagagagagagagagagagagagagagagaggggtgagagagagagggggggtgagagagagagagagaggggtgagagagagagagagagagagaggggtgagagagagagagtgagagagagagagagagaggggtgagagagagagagagagagagagagagagagagagaggggtgagagagagagagagagagaggggggagagagaggagagagagagaggaggggggtgagagagaggagagagagagagagagagagagagagagagagagaggggtgagagagagagagagagagagagagaggggggtgagagagagagagagaggggggtgagagagaggagagagagagaggagggggggtgagagagagagagagagagagagagagagagaggggggtgagagagagagagagagagtgagagagagagagagagagagagagagagaggggtgagagagagagagagagagagagagagagagagcgctgaCTGAGAGATGGAGCACATGTCAGCAACTCTAGCCAAAAGGATTAGAAGCAGCTTGTGGTGGGTTTGAATGTTTCACTA
This Silurus meridionalis isolate SWU-2019-XX chromosome 15, ASM1480568v1, whole genome shotgun sequence DNA region includes the following protein-coding sequences:
- the endou2 gene encoding uridylate-specific endoribonuclease B isoform X1 codes for the protein MYTDVSGTQLYTMTEQDPDLTAVVKELWDSDINRLRPGTDYRISLQNKAVHQSNSSDEKDAAGAPLFTFVDETIFKKDTFLAFISLLDNYESDTGVPEVVTPEEEAENHRFLDAVMKTPVMKIVHKYLIEKSLSPLDTSAFKQQLHHIWFELYARRGSSRPDSSGFEHVFVGETRGGRTVIGFHNWIQLYLQEKLGHIDYKGYSVKASSPAPDEKKHLVALQFCWKNGIKPKGSIFMGVSPEFEFALYTLCFITSPNERVRVSFSLYDIEIVCHHYNQKHIGTTYPVLIRYQDVQ
- the endou2 gene encoding uridylate-specific endoribonuclease B isoform X2 — encoded protein: MTEQDPDLTAVVKELWDSDINRLRPGTDYRISLQNKAVHQSNSSDEKDAAGAPLFTFVDETIFKKDTFLAFISLLDNYESDTGVPEVVTPEEEAENHRFLDAVMKTPVMKIVHKYLIEKSLSPLDTSAFKQQLHHIWFELYARRGSSRPDSSGFEHVFVGETRGGRTVIGFHNWIQLYLQEKLGHIDYKGYSVKASSPAPDEKKHLVALQFCWKNGIKPKGSIFMGVSPEFEFALYTLCFITSPNERVRVSFSLYDIEIVCHHYNQKHIGTTYPVLIRYQDVQ